One Ostrea edulis chromosome 2, xbOstEdul1.1, whole genome shotgun sequence genomic region harbors:
- the LOC130051856 gene encoding complement C1q-like protein 4, with amino-acid sequence MNETQSVLSVALSCQSLYIQHKYVNSVGNMVFWTWILLLRYISDTACLLNPEIPPPTTPTPINSPDSQFMRQLLLQEQQLRIELQKQITSIQSQVQDLRNNVDTCENNYRNLQSTFAEFNKNISASTNNLSQVAFFVRLRNKITNHHQSTIIVFDDVQLNTGNAYDPHIGTFTAPVDGIYKFDLVLSSDVENGHGEIMHNGVRVLDVYADKLNSMWYGRGSGSIIVRMTQGDKVWIQNTDTGNTVINAGVETAFSGHLLYPA; translated from the exons ATGAATGAGACCCAGTCTGTGTTATCTGTCGCTCTGTCATGTCAGAGTCTGTATATACAACATAAATACGTGAATAGTGTTGGCAACATGGTATTCTGGACTTGGATTTTACTTCTTCGTTACATATCGGACACAGCGTGTCTTCTGAACCCTGAAATCCCGCCACCCACTACTCCGACCCCGATAAACAGCCCCGATTCCCAGTTCATGCGACAACTTCTTCTCCAAGAGCAGCAACTCAGAATAGAACTGCAGAAACAGATTACAAGCATTCAGTCACAAGTTCAGG ATCTGAGGAATAATGTAGATACTTGTGAGAACAACTACAGAAATCTGCAGTCAACATTTGCCGagtttaataaaaacatttcggCCAGTA CAAATAACCTTTCACAAGTTGCTTTCTTCGTGAGACTACGCAATAAAATAACCAACCATCACCAATCTACCATAATAGTCTTCGATGACGTGCAGCTAAACACGGGCAATGCTTACGACCCCCACATAGGAACTTTCACTGCTCCTGTCGACGGCATCTATAAATTTGACCTGGTCCTCTCAAGTGACGTCGAAAACGGTCATGGAGAAATAATGCACAATGGCGTAAGAGTTCTTGATGTATACGCAGATAAACTGAATTCGATGTGGTATGGTCGGGGGAGCGGGAGCATTATCGTCCGCATGACACAGGGGGATAAAGTGTGGATTCAGAATACCGACACCGGAAACACAGTCATCAATGCTGGCGTGGAAACAGCCTTCTCAGGACATCTACTGTACCCAGCTTAG